CTATGAACAATATTTTCTCCAAACTGAGAGACTTTGTTGGTTTAAATGAGCCAGTAGAATACGAGTACTATGAGGAAGAGCCTGAAGCAGAAAGCTATCAGAATCTATATCAGGAACAAAATCAACAGCCTGTACCCCAAGAAACGACCTCTGCAAATCGACGTTGGCGTGAGCCAATGCCTACAATGAATGCAAATCCAGATGTAGCAACTGCTTCTGCAAAAACGATGAGTAATGTTATTGGTATGCCCGGTGCTATTAACGGTATTTCAGAAGTTTTAGTACTAGAACCACGTACTTTTGAAGAAATGCCACAAGCGATTCAAGCTTTACGAGAGCGAAAGTCTGTGGTATTAAACTTGACAATCATGGACCCGGATCAAGCACAGCGAGCTGTTGATTTTGTTGCAGGTGGCACTTACGCGTTGGATGGACATCAAGAACGTATCGGCGAAAGCATCTTTTTGTTTACACCCAGTTGTGTGCAAGTCAGCACTCAAGGCGGAGTTCTACACGAAGTACCTCAACCACCAGTTCGTACCTCCCGCCCTGCACCTGGCAACCAAACCTGGGGCAATGAACCCAATCGCATGGTACAATAAACTAAATTTAGTCTCATGTCAATAGTCAAGAGTACATAGTCCTCAAGTTAACGCTCTTGGTTATTGACTAATGACTAATGACTTAATGACTAATGAGTTATAAATTTGGATTAATTGGTGGCGGGGTAATGGGAGAAGCTTTATTATCCCGCCTTATTGCTCGCTCGATTTATCACCCATCAGAAGTGATAGTTAGTGAACCACAGCCCACACGCCAGAAATTTTTAGCGCATCAGTACAATGTGGCAGTGACAGATGATAACCGTCTGGTTTTCAGCCAAACAACCGAAGTGATATGCTTAGCGGTTAAACCGCAAGTTTTCAGTGCGATCGCTCAAGAATTAGCGGATGTTCTCGAGCAAGGGCATTCACCACTAGTAATTTCTGTGTTGGCAGGTGTAACTTTATCTAAATTAGAAGCAGCTTTTCCCCAATTGCCAGTCATTCGAGCCATGCCCAATACACCAGCAACTGTAGGTGCGGGTATGACTGCGATCGCTCCTGGTGCTTACACCCATAGTAAACACTCGGAAACAGCACAACAGTTGTTTTCAGCAGTGGGGGAAGTAGTAGAAGTTCCGGAGTCGTTAATGGATGCGGTAACTGGTTTATCAGGTAGTGGACCAGCTTACGTAGCGTTAATGATAGAAGCACTTGCAGATGGAGGAGTCGCTGCTGGTTTACCTAGAGCAATTGCCTATCAACTCGCTTTACAAACAGTCTTAGGAACTGCTCAGTTACTACATGACACCAAACTCCACCCCGCAGAACTCAAAGATCGTGTTACCAGTCCTGGTGGAACCACAATTACTGGCATAGCCCAATTAGAACGTTCAGCATTCCGCTCTGCTCTCATTGAGGCAGTTAAAGCTGCTACCATTCGTTCTCAGGAGTTGGGGAAGTGAGAGGTGGGGAGATGGGGAGTGTGAGGAGTAGGGGGGGTGTGTAGACGCGCTTTGCGCGGCTTCCCGTAGGGTGGGGTGTGAGGGGTGTGAGGGGTGTGAGGGGTGTGAAAAGTATTTTCTCTTGTCTTCCTTGTCCTTCTTGTCCCCGATCCCCGATCCCTGATCCCCGATCCCTAATGCCCTACTTGCCAAGGGTTCATATAATATAGTAAAAAGTCTGGTTGCAATTGTGATTGAGTGAATTATTCTGCACTGTCTTCAGAAGTAGACCCCAGTTCTGTATTTCCTTTTGAACTGGATAAATTCCAGCTAGATGCGATCGCCTCTCTAAATGCTGGACGCTCTGTAGTGGTTTGTGCGCCAACAGGTTCAGGTAAAACCTTGGTTGGAGAATATGGTATTTATCGTGCCTTAGCGCGAGGAAAACGGGTATTTTACACTACCCCCCTGAAGGCACTTTCTAACCAAAAATTACGTGACTTTCGTGAACAATTCGGCTTTGACGCAGTTGGATTGTTAACAGGAGATGCCTCCATCAATCGGGATGCGCCCATTGTAGTCATGACTACAGAAATTTTCCGTAACATGCTCTACGGCACACCCATCGGGCAAGTTGGTATTTCCTTAACAGACGTAGAAGCAGTGGTGTTAGATGAGTGCCACTACATGAATGATCGCCAACGGGGAACAGTTTGGGAAGAAGCGATAATTTATTGCCCCCGCGAAATTCAACTGATCGCCCTATCAGCAACAGTTGCCAATAGTGAACAACTTACCGACTGGCTCAATCAAGTCCACGGCCCCACTGATCTCATCTACTCCGATTTTCGTCCTGTTCCTTTAGAATTTCACTTTGGTAATCTCAAAGGGGTATTTCCACTCCTGAATGACGATAAAACCCAAATTAACCCCCGTCTGCTCAAGCGAGGCAGAAAAAAAGAGCTAGAAAAGGGCAAAGGCAATCGCAGACCAGAAGCACCTAGTATCAATTTTATTCTCACTCACCTCCAAGAACGAGATATGCTGCCAGCAATCTACTTTATCTTCAGTCGTCGCGGCTGTGATAAAGCAGTGGCAGAAGTCGGTGAGATGTGGCTGGTGAACGAGCAAGAGGCGCAGCAGTTACGGCGACAGATTGACGAATTTTTAACCCGTAACCCAGAGGCGGGGCGTTCCGGTCACATAGCTCCTCTTTACAAGGGTATCGCCGCCCACCACGCTGGGATTTTACCAGCCTGGAAAGTACTAGTAGAAGAACTATTTCAGCAAGGGCTAATTAAAGTAGTATTTGCCACAGAAACACTAGCAGCAGGAATTAACATGCCTGCTCGGACAACAGTTATTTCTACCATATCCAAACGTACCGACACCGGACACCGGATGTTGACAGCCTCTGAGTTTCTGCAAATGGCAGGAAGAGCTGGACGTCGGGGTATGGATAAAGTCGGTCATGTGGTGACATTACAAACTCCCTTCGAGGGAGCAGAACACGCAGCAGCTTTGGCAATCAAAAAACCAGACCCGTTGGTTAGCCATTTTACGCCTAGTTATGGCATGGTGCTGAACTTGCTGCAAATCCACACTCTTGATGAAGCCAGAGAACTC
Above is a genomic segment from Fischerella sp. JS2 containing:
- the proC gene encoding pyrroline-5-carboxylate reductase; translated protein: MSYKFGLIGGGVMGEALLSRLIARSIYHPSEVIVSEPQPTRQKFLAHQYNVAVTDDNRLVFSQTTEVICLAVKPQVFSAIAQELADVLEQGHSPLVISVLAGVTLSKLEAAFPQLPVIRAMPNTPATVGAGMTAIAPGAYTHSKHSETAQQLFSAVGEVVEVPESLMDAVTGLSGSGPAYVALMIEALADGGVAAGLPRAIAYQLALQTVLGTAQLLHDTKLHPAELKDRVTSPGGTTITGIAQLERSAFRSALIEAVKAATIRSQELGK
- a CDS encoding RNA helicase, producing MNYSALSSEVDPSSVFPFELDKFQLDAIASLNAGRSVVVCAPTGSGKTLVGEYGIYRALARGKRVFYTTPLKALSNQKLRDFREQFGFDAVGLLTGDASINRDAPIVVMTTEIFRNMLYGTPIGQVGISLTDVEAVVLDECHYMNDRQRGTVWEEAIIYCPREIQLIALSATVANSEQLTDWLNQVHGPTDLIYSDFRPVPLEFHFGNLKGVFPLLNDDKTQINPRLLKRGRKKELEKGKGNRRPEAPSINFILTHLQERDMLPAIYFIFSRRGCDKAVAEVGEMWLVNEQEAQQLRRQIDEFLTRNPEAGRSGHIAPLYKGIAAHHAGILPAWKVLVEELFQQGLIKVVFATETLAAGINMPARTTVISTISKRTDTGHRMLTASEFLQMAGRAGRRGMDKVGHVVTLQTPFEGAEHAAALAIKKPDPLVSHFTPSYGMVLNLLQIHTLDEARELIERSFGQYLANVHLQPRQQYIAQLQAELEQIKTQIATVEESEIASYEKLRQRLKVEQKILNTLQEQADEGRQEELTMMLSFAVSGTLLCLKGKYLTMSLPVTAVLIGKTQGASQTPYLVCLGRDNRWYVATTADVVNLYAELPRIDVPPDLLPPAQMSLKPGQSCRGDEESMAIASQIPEPEESLNMAPEVAEQLQVVAALREQIEAHPLHKTGNVGTIFKRKVRAAELEAEIQELQTQVEQQSQRHWEEFLSLIEILQYFECLDNLLPTQLGQIAAAIRGENELWLGLALASGELDNLDPHCLAAAAAALVTETPRPDSKVRFDLSDQVAEALAKLRGIRRKMFQLQRRYNVALPIWLEFELIALVEQWALGMDWVELCDNTTLDEGDVVRILRRTLDLLSQIPHVPYMSESLRRNALRAIQLIDRFPVNEVVE
- a CDS encoding cell division protein SepF translates to MNNIFSKLRDFVGLNEPVEYEYYEEEPEAESYQNLYQEQNQQPVPQETTSANRRWREPMPTMNANPDVATASAKTMSNVIGMPGAINGISEVLVLEPRTFEEMPQAIQALRERKSVVLNLTIMDPDQAQRAVDFVAGGTYALDGHQERIGESIFLFTPSCVQVSTQGGVLHEVPQPPVRTSRPAPGNQTWGNEPNRMVQ